In one Aquila chrysaetos chrysaetos chromosome 24, bAquChr1.4, whole genome shotgun sequence genomic region, the following are encoded:
- the LOC115335376 gene encoding lipocalin-like has protein sequence MHTTLLGVLGLALLGALHAQDSVPVQTDFQQDKLTGRWYSIGLASNSNWFKEKKHLMKMCTTVISVTADGNLEVTSTYPKGDQCEKRNSLYTKTEQPGRFSYSNPRWGSKHDIRVVETNYEEYALVATQISKSTGSSTMVLLYSRTKELSPERLDRFTQFSREQGLTDEEILILPRTDKCMADAA, from the exons ATGCACACCACGCTGCTCGGAGTCCTGGGGCTGGCCCTGCTCGGGGCACTGCACGCACAGGACAGCGTTCCCGTGCAAACCGACTTCCAGCAGGACAAG CTCACGGGGAGATGGTACAGCATCGGCCTGGCCTCCAACTCCAACTGGTTCAAGGAGAAGAAGCACCTGATGAAGATGTGCACCACAGTCATCTCCGTCACTGCAGATGGGAACCTGGAGGTCACCTCCACCTACCCCAA GGGTGACCAGTGTGAGAAGAGGAACAGCCTTTACACTAAGACGGAGCAGCCGGGGCGGTTCAGCTACAGCAACCCAC GCTGGGGCAGCAAGCACGACATCCGCGTGGTGGAGACCAACTATGAGGAGTATGCCTTGGTGGCCACCCAGATCTCCAAGAGCACCGGCTCCTCCACCATGGTGCTGCTCTACA GCCGGACGAAGGAGCTCAGTCCCGAGCGCCTGGACAGGTTCACCCAGTTCTCCAGGGAGCAGGGCCTGACGGACGAAGAGATCCTCATCCTGCCTCGGACGG acAAATGCATGGCAG